A region of Drosophila suzukii chromosome 2L, CBGP_Dsuzu_IsoJpt1.0, whole genome shotgun sequence DNA encodes the following proteins:
- the LOC108016189 gene encoding protein Turandot E-like, which translates to MSFSRTVHSETSILKMNSALQLSCLLVVFGCLLGTGYGQTDAEFTAKARQMIAIFGNPSVDQYTKGRNLPALVDFYQRYSNRLQLTPQERANANNIVRRYRTQQSQQVDGVSSQGGFWFLIPLFAPAIAEIVKAIAQAIL; encoded by the exons ATGAGTTTCAGTCGAACAGTACACAGCGAAACATCAATTTTGAAGATGAATTCTGCATTGCAATTAAG CTGCCTTCTGGTTGTTTTTGGATGTCTTTTGGGAACTGGATATGGCCAAACTGATGCTGAATTTACGGCCAAGGCCCGACAAATGATCGCAATATTTGGCAACCCATCGGTCGACCAATACACAAAAGGCCGAAATTTGCCGGCGCTGGTTGATTTCTACCAGAGATACTCAAATCGTCTGCAGTTGACACCTCAGGAACGGGCTAATGCCAACAATATTGTAAGGAGGTATAGGACGCAACAGTCTCAGCAAGTTGATGGAGTTTCGTCCCAGGGAGGATTCTGGTTCCTAATACCGCTTTTTGCTCCTGCTATTGCGGAAATTGTGAAGGCCATCGCTCAGGCCATCTTATAG